One genomic window of Deltaproteobacteria bacterium includes the following:
- the hemE gene encoding uroporphyrinogen decarboxylase has protein sequence MPGYRFLKACRREPVDVTPVWIMRQAGRYLPEYQKIRGNNSFLTMCKTPELAAQVTIQPVERLGVDAAILFSDILIPVEAMGVPLEFHDGKGPLLGKAIQNQRDVDSLRIPDPEDKVPFVMEAIRILRREFEGKVPLIGFSGAPFTLASYIVEGGTSKNFIQLKKLMYQAPEVYRSLMEKITKTVIAYLNAQIAAGAQAVQIFDTWAGVLTPGDYEEYALPYTRQVVAGLKRSGAPVIHFANDCATLLTSIRTLPVDVVAVDWRIPLDVAAMVVGQDKAIQGNMDPTMLFHPPEKIDDCVRDVLRRGEKASSHIFNLGHGILPPTNPEHAIAMVEAVHRLGRKA, from the coding sequence ATGCCGGGATACCGATTCCTGAAAGCGTGCCGGCGCGAGCCGGTCGACGTCACGCCCGTGTGGATCATGCGCCAGGCGGGGCGGTACCTCCCCGAGTACCAGAAGATCCGGGGGAACAACTCGTTCCTCACGATGTGCAAGACCCCGGAGCTGGCGGCCCAGGTCACCATCCAGCCGGTCGAGAGGCTCGGGGTGGACGCCGCGATCCTCTTCTCCGACATCCTGATCCCGGTCGAGGCGATGGGGGTCCCGCTGGAGTTCCACGACGGGAAGGGGCCGCTCCTGGGGAAGGCGATCCAGAACCAGAGGGACGTCGACTCCCTGCGGATCCCGGACCCGGAGGACAAGGTCCCGTTCGTGATGGAGGCGATCCGGATCCTGCGGAGGGAGTTCGAGGGGAAGGTGCCGCTCATCGGCTTCTCCGGCGCGCCGTTCACGCTGGCGTCGTACATCGTCGAGGGCGGTACGTCGAAGAACTTCATCCAGCTGAAAAAACTGATGTACCAGGCGCCGGAGGTGTACCGGTCGCTGATGGAGAAGATCACGAAGACCGTGATCGCCTACCTGAACGCCCAGATCGCGGCGGGGGCGCAGGCGGTGCAGATCTTCGACACGTGGGCGGGAGTCCTGACGCCCGGCGACTACGAGGAGTACGCGCTGCCGTACACCCGCCAGGTGGTGGCGGGGCTGAAACGCAGCGGCGCCCCGGTGATCCATTTCGCCAACGACTGCGCCACGCTGCTCACGTCGATCCGGACGCTCCCGGTCGACGTGGTCGCCGTGGACTGGCGGATCCCGCTCGACGTCGCCGCGATGGTCGTGGGGCAGGACAAGGCGATCCAGGGGAACATGGACCCGACGATGCTCTTCCACCCGCCGGAGAAGATCGACGACTGCGTGCGGGACGTGCTGCGGCGCGGGGAGAAGGCGTCGTCCCACATCTTCAACCTCGGGCACGGGATCCTTCCGCCCACCAACCCGGAGCACGCGATCGCGATGGTCGAGGCGGTCCACCGGCTCGGCCGCAAGGCGTAA
- a CDS encoding radical SAM protein: protein MGYNFQLPASRKKGYTLAAEEFIPKWIAWEVTGRCNLNCIHCRASSTMTSHDTDFSTQEAKRLIDDIAEVSKPVLVLSGGEPLLRGDLFEIAKYGTEKGFRMCIATNGVLVTDEVVGKMKEAGIRICSLSLDGSTAAVHDDFRKQPGAFEATLRAAEVFNRNGMQFIVNSSFTKRNQHDIAATCKLAKSIGAHAWYMFMIVPTGRGEAIMSELISKEDYEEILEWHYQMEKQETEMLVRPTCAPHYYRVRLQKMKEEGEKFQPRSLTFSTGGGKGCICAQSICFIDSKGNVQPCSYFPVVAGNVKKQKFGEIWHRSELFESLRAFEKYKGRCGECEYINVCGGCRARADAVLEDYLEEEPFCNYVPIKTRKRLNQAVQAGKSAK from the coding sequence ATAGGTTATAATTTTCAATTACCCGCTTCCCGAAAGAAAGGATACACCTTGGCCGCGGAAGAGTTCATCCCGAAGTGGATCGCCTGGGAAGTGACCGGGCGGTGCAACCTGAACTGCATCCATTGCCGCGCGTCGTCCACGATGACGTCGCACGACACCGATTTCAGCACGCAGGAAGCGAAGCGCCTCATCGACGACATCGCGGAGGTGTCGAAGCCGGTGCTCGTCCTCTCCGGCGGCGAGCCGCTCCTGCGCGGGGATCTCTTCGAGATCGCGAAGTACGGGACCGAAAAAGGGTTCCGGATGTGCATCGCGACCAACGGCGTGCTCGTCACCGACGAGGTCGTCGGGAAGATGAAGGAGGCGGGGATCCGGATCTGCTCGCTGTCGCTCGACGGCTCCACCGCGGCGGTGCACGACGACTTCCGGAAGCAGCCGGGGGCGTTCGAGGCGACGCTGCGGGCGGCGGAGGTCTTCAACCGCAACGGGATGCAGTTCATCGTCAACTCCTCCTTCACCAAGCGGAACCAGCACGACATCGCCGCCACCTGCAAGCTGGCCAAGTCGATCGGCGCCCACGCCTGGTACATGTTCATGATCGTCCCCACGGGGCGGGGCGAGGCGATCATGAGCGAGCTGATCAGCAAGGAGGATTACGAGGAGATCCTCGAGTGGCATTACCAAATGGAGAAGCAGGAGACGGAGATGCTGGTCCGCCCCACCTGCGCGCCGCACTACTACCGGGTGCGGCTCCAGAAGATGAAGGAGGAGGGGGAGAAGTTCCAGCCCCGGTCGCTGACGTTCTCCACCGGCGGCGGCAAGGGGTGCATCTGCGCACAGTCGATCTGCTTCATCGACTCGAAGGGGAACGTCCAGCCGTGCTCCTACTTCCCCGTGGTGGCGGGGAACGTCAAGAAACAGAAGTTCGGGGAGATCTGGCACCGGTCCGAGCTGTTCGAGTCGCTCCGCGCGTTCGAGAAGTACAAGGGGCGGTGCGGCGAGTGCGAATACATCAACGTCTGCGGCGGCTGCCGCGCGCGGGCCGACGCGGTCCTCGAGGATTACCTCGAGGAGGAGCCGTTCTGCAACTACGTGCCCATCAAGACCCGCAAGCGGCTGAACCAGGCGGTCCAGGCGGGCAAATCCGCGAAATAG